A genomic stretch from Festucalex cinctus isolate MCC-2025b chromosome 13, RoL_Fcin_1.0, whole genome shotgun sequence includes:
- the mrap gene encoding melanocortin-2 receptor accessory protein, with protein sequence MPNSTSVAFIGWEYYYGYVDPVVVDESKLKHNKYSIVIAFWVTLAAFVGVLFLSLNLMSGSGRLPWRRRRRSQRRNTSSSLI encoded by the exons ATGCCCAACTCGACCAGTGTGGCTTTCATTGGATGGGAATATTATTATGGCTACGTGGATCCAGTGGTTGTGGACGAAAGCAAGCTGAAACACAACAAAT actcTATCGTTATTGCATTTTGGGTCACTCTGGCCGCCTTTGTCGGGGTCCTCTTCCTCTCGTTGAACCTCATGTCAGGCAGCGGGCGCTTGCCATG GAGACGCAGACGCAGAAGCCAAAGGAGAAACACATCATCCAGTTTAATATGA